From the genome of Azospirillum brasilense, one region includes:
- a CDS encoding ABC transporter permease encodes MSFYLVQFLSGLATAATLFLVSSGLTIVFGVTRIVNFAHGSFYMLGAYLGWTLVERWGTTPLGFWGAVAAASLAVGLLGALMEVGLLRRLYRSPELFQLLATFGVVLVVQDAASWIWGSEDLLGRRAPGLRGSVDILDQPFPLYDLVLIGLGPLVLGLLWLLFNRTRWGTLVRAATQDRDMASALGVDPARLFTGVLFLGSALAGLGGALQVPREAVNLHMDMAIVVEAFVVVVVGGMGSLPGAFVASLLIGQLQAFGILVFPQITLVLVFLFMAVVLVIRPYGLLGRAEDAPPTAASPGPPLIAAADAARWAPALLLALLAAVPLVAGDYALIVLTEVVILALLAASLHLLIGLGGLVSFGHAAYFGLGAYGAALLVKHLAAPMPLALAAAPLVAGLGALAAGWFCVRRSGLYFAMLTLAFAQIVWSVTFQWYGVTGGDNGILGVWPPDWAASKAAYYWLTLALAGGALLLLRRAAFAPFGYTLRAGRDSALRAESVGIDVRRHQWLSFALAGSAAGLAGGLYAFAKGSVFPTLMAVPVSVDALVMVLMGGIQTLSGPVVGAALFHLLETEAMSRTDWWRLVLGAVILVLVLAFPKGVAGFVRDLWIRGRDS; translated from the coding sequence ATGTCCTTCTACCTCGTGCAATTCCTCAGCGGCCTCGCCACGGCAGCGACGCTGTTCCTGGTGTCGTCCGGGCTGACCATCGTGTTCGGCGTGACGCGGATCGTGAATTTCGCGCACGGCTCCTTCTACATGCTGGGCGCCTATCTCGGCTGGACGCTGGTGGAGCGTTGGGGGACCACGCCGCTGGGCTTCTGGGGCGCCGTGGCTGCGGCCTCGCTGGCGGTCGGCTTGCTCGGCGCGCTGATGGAGGTCGGGCTGCTGCGCCGCCTCTACCGCTCGCCGGAGCTGTTCCAGCTTCTCGCCACCTTCGGCGTGGTGCTGGTGGTGCAGGACGCCGCCTCCTGGATCTGGGGGTCGGAGGATCTGCTCGGCCGGCGGGCGCCGGGGCTGCGGGGCTCCGTGGACATCCTGGACCAGCCCTTCCCGCTCTACGACCTCGTGCTGATCGGGCTGGGGCCGCTGGTGCTGGGTCTGCTCTGGCTGCTGTTCAACCGCACGCGCTGGGGCACGCTGGTTCGCGCGGCGACTCAGGACCGCGACATGGCCTCGGCGCTCGGCGTCGATCCGGCGCGGCTGTTCACCGGGGTGCTGTTCCTGGGGTCGGCGCTGGCCGGGCTCGGCGGCGCCCTTCAGGTCCCGCGCGAGGCGGTGAACCTGCACATGGACATGGCCATCGTGGTCGAGGCCTTCGTCGTCGTCGTGGTCGGCGGCATGGGCAGCCTGCCTGGGGCCTTCGTCGCCTCGCTGCTGATCGGGCAGTTGCAGGCCTTCGGCATCCTGGTCTTTCCGCAGATCACGCTGGTCCTGGTCTTCCTGTTCATGGCGGTGGTGCTGGTCATCCGCCCCTATGGCCTGCTCGGCCGGGCGGAGGACGCGCCGCCGACCGCCGCCAGCCCCGGCCCGCCGCTGATCGCCGCGGCCGACGCGGCGCGCTGGGCGCCCGCCCTGCTGCTCGCCCTGCTGGCCGCGGTGCCGCTGGTCGCCGGCGACTACGCGCTGATCGTGCTGACCGAGGTGGTGATCCTGGCGCTGCTGGCGGCCAGCCTGCATCTGCTGATCGGGCTGGGCGGCCTCGTCTCCTTCGGGCACGCCGCCTATTTCGGGCTTGGAGCGTACGGCGCTGCCCTGCTGGTCAAGCATCTGGCCGCCCCCATGCCGCTGGCGCTGGCCGCCGCTCCTCTGGTCGCCGGGCTGGGAGCGCTGGCCGCGGGATGGTTCTGCGTGCGGCGGTCGGGCCTCTACTTCGCCATGCTCACGCTGGCCTTCGCCCAGATCGTCTGGTCGGTGACCTTCCAGTGGTACGGCGTCACCGGGGGCGACAACGGCATCCTCGGCGTCTGGCCGCCGGACTGGGCGGCTAGCAAGGCGGCCTATTACTGGCTGACGCTGGCACTGGCCGGCGGCGCGCTGCTGCTGCTGCGCCGCGCCGCTTTCGCGCCCTTCGGCTACACGCTGCGCGCCGGGCGCGACTCCGCGCTGCGCGCCGAATCGGTGGGAATCGACGTTCGGCGGCACCAGTGGCTGAGCTTCGCCCTGGCCGGCTCCGCCGCCGGGCTGGCCGGCGGGCTCTACGCCTTCGCCAAGGGCAGCGTCTTTCCCACCCTGATGGCCGTTCCGGTGTCTGTGGACGCGCTGGTCATGGTGCTGATGGGCGGCATTCAGACGCTGAGCGGCCCGGTGGTGGGCGCCGCCCTGTTCCACCTGCTGGAGACCGAGGCGATGAGCCGGACCGACTGGTGGCGGCTGGTCCTGGGCGCCGTCATCCTGGTGCTGGTGCTCGCCTTCCCCAAGGGCGTCGCCGGCTTCGTCCGCGACCTGTGGATCCGCGGGAGGGACTCATGA
- a CDS encoding ABC transporter substrate-binding protein produces MNRRHLLLAPGAAALAAAFWIAAPMPAAQAQSAPAQSGGQPIRVGEINSYTGLPAFTIPYRQGWQLAVEEVNAAGGLLGGRKLEVVSRDDAGKPDDAVRVAQELLSNEKVELLAGTYFSHVGLAVADFAARNKMPFVAAEPLTDAITWTKGNRYTFRLRPSTYMQAAMLVEEAAKLPAKRWATVAPNYEYGQSAVQWFRQLLSEKRPDVEFVAEQWPAQGKLEAGPTVQALAAAKPDAIFNVTFGADLAKFVREGEGRGLFRNRTVVSLLTGEPEYLDPMKDEAPEGWIVTGYPQEQIDTPGHKAFREAYVKRFNEPPRQGSVVGYATFKAIAAAVEKAGSTDPEKLVDALSGLALSSPFGPITFRALDHQATMGAYVGKTTVKGGQGVMTGWRYADGADYLPSDEAVRKMRPE; encoded by the coding sequence ATGAACCGCCGCCATCTCCTGCTTGCGCCGGGCGCTGCCGCCCTCGCCGCCGCCTTCTGGATCGCCGCGCCGATGCCCGCCGCCCAGGCGCAATCCGCCCCGGCCCAATCAGGCGGCCAGCCGATTCGCGTCGGCGAGATCAACAGCTACACTGGCCTTCCGGCCTTCACGATCCCCTACCGCCAGGGCTGGCAGCTCGCGGTGGAGGAGGTGAACGCGGCGGGCGGCCTGCTCGGCGGGCGCAAGCTGGAGGTCGTCTCCCGCGACGACGCCGGCAAGCCGGACGACGCCGTGCGCGTCGCGCAGGAACTGCTGTCGAACGAGAAGGTCGAACTGCTGGCCGGCACCTACTTCTCCCACGTCGGGCTGGCCGTGGCGGACTTCGCCGCGCGCAACAAGATGCCCTTCGTCGCGGCGGAGCCGCTGACCGACGCCATCACCTGGACCAAGGGCAACCGCTACACCTTCCGCCTGCGTCCCAGCACCTACATGCAGGCGGCCATGCTGGTGGAGGAGGCGGCGAAGCTGCCGGCCAAGCGCTGGGCCACCGTCGCCCCCAACTACGAGTACGGCCAGTCGGCGGTGCAGTGGTTCCGCCAGCTCCTGTCGGAGAAGCGGCCGGACGTCGAGTTCGTCGCCGAGCAGTGGCCGGCCCAGGGCAAGCTGGAAGCCGGACCGACCGTGCAGGCGCTGGCCGCGGCGAAGCCCGACGCCATCTTCAACGTCACCTTCGGCGCCGATCTCGCCAAGTTCGTGCGCGAGGGCGAGGGTCGCGGCCTGTTCCGCAACCGCACCGTCGTCAGCCTGCTGACCGGCGAGCCGGAATATCTCGACCCGATGAAGGACGAGGCGCCGGAGGGCTGGATCGTCACCGGCTATCCGCAGGAACAGATCGACACGCCCGGGCACAAGGCCTTCCGCGAGGCCTATGTGAAGCGCTTCAACGAGCCGCCGCGCCAGGGCTCGGTTGTCGGCTACGCCACCTTCAAGGCCATCGCCGCCGCCGTGGAGAAGGCCGGCTCCACCGATCCGGAGAAGCTCGTGGACGCGCTGTCCGGCCTGGCCCTGTCCAGCCCCTTCGGCCCGATCACCTTCCGCGCGCTCGACCATCAGGCGACGATGGGCGCCTATGTCGGCAAGACCACGGTGAAGGGCGGCCAGGGCGTGATGACCGGCTGGCGCTACGCCGACGGCGCGGACTATCTGCCGTCCGACGAGGCCGTCCGCAAGATGCGTCCGGAGTAA